A portion of the Corynebacterium occultum genome contains these proteins:
- a CDS encoding FUSC family protein produces MSSRENAEKPVPGQRLRAAVDERMRRPEFQTSLIQGLKIVFAATLAWWVSITFLDTSFPFLAPWTALLTIQATAYRTLSRGVQSTIASVLGIVVTFLVGEYLGVNIGTYALALLIGLLIARIRWIREEGITVATTAIFLLSDGFTEQSRDFSERMLEIMVGIAIGVLVNLLVLPPLRDRQASNYIDSVTHRMGAVLANMGAEISSSWDTECAEEWIKEIEAVDAELNSAWSSVRFARESRRINPRRRIRRRRGSPIADPVDAPSWEQLLEKTKEGVSHLRAITHILHAATYAEGSWDTRFRKQWSAIAQDAGEAISDPEGETDSGALRDRIDDLAHEMSRDEDLPSKLWPIYGSLLTGLRHIVSLVDEVRAARRAQVLQ; encoded by the coding sequence GTGTCATCCAGAGAGAATGCAGAAAAACCTGTCCCCGGTCAGCGGCTGCGGGCAGCCGTAGATGAGCGGATGCGCAGACCCGAGTTCCAGACCTCCCTGATCCAGGGCCTGAAGATCGTCTTCGCCGCCACCCTGGCATGGTGGGTCTCCATCACCTTCCTGGACACCTCCTTCCCCTTCCTCGCTCCCTGGACCGCCCTGCTGACCATTCAGGCCACGGCCTACCGCACTCTCTCCCGGGGCGTGCAATCCACCATCGCCTCAGTCCTTGGCATCGTGGTCACCTTCCTGGTCGGCGAGTACCTGGGAGTGAACATCGGGACCTACGCCCTGGCCTTGTTGATCGGCCTGCTCATCGCCCGCATCAGGTGGATCCGAGAAGAGGGCATCACAGTGGCCACCACCGCGATCTTCCTGCTCAGCGATGGTTTCACGGAACAGTCCCGGGACTTCAGTGAACGCATGCTGGAGATCATGGTGGGAATCGCCATCGGCGTGCTGGTGAACCTGCTGGTCCTGCCACCGTTGCGGGACCGCCAGGCCTCCAACTACATCGACAGTGTCACCCACCGCATGGGTGCGGTCCTGGCGAATATGGGCGCCGAGATCTCCTCCTCCTGGGACACCGAATGCGCCGAGGAATGGATCAAGGAGATCGAGGCTGTGGACGCCGAACTCAACTCCGCCTGGTCGTCCGTCCGTTTCGCCCGGGAAAGCCGGCGCATCAACCCCCGCCGGCGCATCCGACGGAGACGAGGTTCCCCCATCGCTGATCCCGTGGACGCACCCAGCTGGGAGCAACTCCTGGAAAAAACCAAGGAGGGTGTCTCACACCTCCGGGCCATCACCCATATCCTGCATGCAGCAACCTACGCGGAGGGCTCCTGGGACACCCGCTTCCGCAAGCAGTGGTCCGCCATTGCCCAGGACGCAGGTGAGGCGATCTCGGACCCGGAAGGGGAAACCGATTCCGGGGCCCTGCGGGACCGTATCGACGACCTCGCCCATGAAATGTCCCGGGATGAGGATCTGCCCAGCAAACTCTGGCCGATCTATGGCTCCCTGCTCACCGGGCTGCGACACATTGTCTCGCTTGTCGACGAAGTGCGGGCAGCACGGCGCGCCCAGGTCCTGCAATGA
- a CDS encoding FAD/NAD(P)-binding protein yields the protein MRVAVIGGGPRALWAVEELLHQAHTHQVPVEIDVWEPGELGAGSAYSPRQPEHWRLNVTSAIIRTRRRSFDQWRLEEGEEQPLEPFPARRLVGCFFAEEWRELLCHLPEGCTLRQVPRRVSSLEPVGERWQVEGREYEEVLLVTGHAPEWPGALPRGEGVLGVYPAAQLARIPAGARVAVRGAALTFIDAVLELTVGRGGRMRGSGYQPSGREPAVIFPVTRKGRFMTVKPEPGGPLTQLDLAEAVAAGQAGVRLSRDLAELCEVLAETSAQMLAVAREGCREAGVEEEIRGVLAGRDGSGDPVRDLRRSRDVACGLLEPGAEWAVGEAWRRLYPAIVARTSFGGRVDMPGFAELAVRLERVGFGPPVVNATQLLTLIDAGLIDISRMAGGEMDADVLVDAVLSPPGVVPGTLAAGLVERGLAEQGPGRGITVARDGTVVGQRHLAVAGRDSEDVVLGPDTLSRTLHDVIPRWAMRVIEDNGKKVLRAQGMAATVPLTGRLEPWAVELLEDPQRCQDLVAEFASPVNVLRPEPMLRNIEELVRAGEDAGVETRVFFARKANKALAFVDTVRDAGHSVDVAGERELRQVLGRGVPGERIILSAAVKPDELLQLAVAEGVTISVDSVPELRRIEKIAGAQGQIAHLAPRLAPDPAQLPPTRFGERLAVWQGVMGELSAAVEINGVHIHLHGYAARDRQTALVEAFALIDAARDAGQQPEFIDLGGGVPMSYLDDAAQWENFQQAREAMNRGEIEPFTWKADPLQSTYPFHQSPTRGEWLRELLEGEGTPGGGSIAAEFISRGLRLHLEPGRSVLDGCGVILARVAFLKHRSDGVPLVGLEMNRTQCRTTSDDILVDPVLVRSPGPATEEAGWGPESEGFLVGAYCIEDEVIVRRRMRFPEGIAPGDIVGIPNTAGYFMHILESASHQIPLARNVVLAGGDAALDDIDQV from the coding sequence ATGAGGGTTGCGGTCATCGGTGGTGGACCCCGTGCGCTCTGGGCGGTGGAGGAACTCCTGCATCAGGCGCACACCCATCAGGTCCCGGTGGAGATCGATGTCTGGGAGCCGGGGGAGTTGGGTGCCGGTTCGGCCTATTCCCCCAGGCAGCCTGAGCATTGGCGGTTGAATGTCACCTCGGCGATCATCCGCACCCGCCGCCGTTCCTTCGACCAGTGGCGCCTGGAGGAGGGGGAGGAGCAACCGCTGGAGCCTTTCCCGGCGCGTCGCCTGGTGGGTTGTTTCTTCGCTGAGGAGTGGCGGGAGCTGCTGTGTCATCTCCCCGAGGGGTGCACGCTGAGGCAGGTTCCGCGCCGGGTGAGTTCCCTGGAACCGGTGGGGGAGCGGTGGCAGGTGGAGGGCCGGGAGTATGAGGAGGTGCTGCTGGTTACCGGTCATGCCCCGGAGTGGCCGGGTGCCTTGCCGCGGGGTGAAGGGGTGCTGGGGGTGTATCCGGCCGCCCAGTTGGCGCGGATCCCGGCCGGTGCCAGGGTGGCTGTTCGGGGTGCTGCGTTGACCTTCATTGATGCGGTCCTGGAGCTGACGGTGGGCCGTGGCGGCCGGATGAGGGGCTCCGGGTATCAGCCCAGTGGGCGTGAACCTGCGGTGATTTTCCCGGTCACCAGGAAGGGTCGTTTCATGACGGTGAAGCCGGAACCCGGTGGGCCCCTGACCCAGCTGGATCTGGCTGAGGCTGTGGCTGCGGGGCAGGCCGGGGTCCGGCTGAGCCGTGACCTGGCGGAGCTGTGTGAAGTGCTGGCTGAGACCTCGGCGCAGATGCTGGCGGTGGCCCGGGAGGGGTGTCGAGAAGCGGGTGTTGAGGAGGAGATCCGGGGGGTGTTGGCGGGTCGGGACGGCAGTGGTGATCCGGTCCGGGACCTGCGCCGTTCCCGGGATGTGGCGTGCGGTCTCCTGGAACCGGGTGCGGAGTGGGCGGTGGGGGAGGCCTGGCGTCGTCTCTACCCTGCGATCGTGGCGCGGACCTCCTTCGGTGGTCGGGTGGACATGCCTGGTTTCGCGGAGCTGGCGGTGCGTCTGGAGCGGGTGGGTTTTGGTCCTCCGGTGGTCAACGCCACCCAGCTGCTCACGCTCATTGATGCCGGGCTGATCGATATCAGCCGGATGGCCGGTGGGGAGATGGATGCGGATGTCCTGGTGGATGCGGTGCTCTCCCCGCCCGGGGTGGTTCCCGGCACCCTGGCTGCCGGGCTGGTGGAACGTGGTCTGGCGGAGCAGGGTCCGGGCCGGGGGATCACTGTGGCACGGGATGGCACGGTGGTGGGGCAGCGCCATCTGGCGGTGGCGGGTAGAGATAGTGAAGATGTGGTTCTGGGTCCGGACACCTTGTCCCGGACCCTTCATGATGTGATTCCGAGGTGGGCAATGCGCGTTATTGAGGACAATGGCAAAAAGGTACTGCGAGCTCAGGGCATGGCGGCGACGGTTCCCCTGACCGGCAGGCTGGAACCCTGGGCGGTGGAACTGCTGGAGGATCCCCAGCGCTGCCAGGATCTGGTGGCGGAGTTCGCCTCCCCGGTCAATGTGCTGCGCCCTGAACCGATGCTGCGCAATATTGAGGAGCTGGTGCGCGCGGGTGAGGATGCCGGTGTGGAGACCCGGGTCTTCTTCGCCCGGAAGGCCAATAAGGCACTGGCTTTCGTGGACACCGTTCGGGATGCCGGGCATAGCGTGGACGTGGCCGGGGAGCGGGAGCTGCGCCAGGTGCTGGGGCGGGGGGTTCCGGGGGAGCGCATCATTCTCAGTGCCGCGGTGAAACCTGATGAGCTGCTGCAGCTGGCGGTGGCTGAGGGTGTCACCATCTCGGTGGATTCGGTGCCGGAACTGCGGCGCATCGAGAAGATCGCGGGGGCGCAGGGTCAGATCGCCCACCTGGCACCCCGTCTGGCGCCGGACCCTGCGCAGCTTCCCCCCACCCGTTTCGGGGAGAGGCTGGCGGTCTGGCAGGGGGTCATGGGTGAGCTTTCTGCAGCTGTGGAGATCAACGGGGTGCACATCCACCTCCACGGTTATGCCGCCCGGGATCGGCAGACCGCACTGGTGGAGGCCTTCGCGCTTATCGACGCCGCCCGCGACGCCGGGCAGCAGCCTGAGTTCATTGACCTGGGTGGTGGGGTGCCCATGAGCTACCTCGATGATGCGGCGCAGTGGGAGAACTTCCAGCAGGCCCGTGAGGCCATGAACCGCGGGGAGATTGAACCCTTCACCTGGAAGGCTGACCCGTTGCAGAGCACCTACCCCTTCCACCAGTCACCTACCCGTGGGGAGTGGTTGCGGGAGCTGCTGGAAGGGGAGGGCACCCCGGGTGGGGGAAGCATCGCGGCGGAGTTCATCAGCCGTGGTCTGCGCCTCCACCTGGAGCCGGGGCGTTCGGTGCTGGACGGGTGCGGGGTCATTCTGGCACGGGTCGCTTTTCTCAAGCACCGCAGCGACGGGGTTCCCCTGGTGGGCCTGGAGATGAACCGCACCCAGTGCCGCACCACCTCCGATGACATCCTGGTGGATCCGGTGCTGGTGCGCTCCCCGGGGCCCGCAACGGAAGAAGCGGGATGGGGTCCGGAGTCCGAGGGTTTCCTGGTGGGTGCCTACTGCATCGAGGATGAGGTGATCGTGCGCCGCCGGATGCGCTTCCCGGAGGGCATCGCCCCCGGGGACATTGTGGGGATCCCGAACACCGCCGGTTATTTCATGCACATCCTGGAAAGTGCCTCCCATCAGATCCCGCTGGCCCGCAATGTGGTGCTGGCCGGTGGGGATGCTGCGCTGGATGACATCGATCAGGTCTGA
- a CDS encoding MBL fold metallo-hydrolase has protein sequence MSISPARPLLKVALTGALVLSLTGIAACTATEAQEESAATTDQSTTAASASLNKVNANDFPVNVDESTHPAGTPPEEGDLRVTLLGTGSPIPSTERFGFSVLIQAGDNNYVIDAGRGTIIRLIQAGVEAGQIDGLFLTHFHSDHVISIDDLWMTGYVPAFGGREGTFNVYGPEGVTNIVDNLRTAFQNDIDVRVADGEVERDTTGIEAHEFTEDGVIFDQDGLQVTMFEVQHDPADVIKPSKGFRIDYNDKSVLISGDTIPHENVVKYGKDVDIMLHEVAAFQDRNVLPQVISHHTTPDQAGEIFAQAQPELAVYTHFVNGIPGKVEGISDEEMIARTQENYDGEVILGEDLMSFLITDEGIEITDQEDLAAN, from the coding sequence ATGAGTATTTCCCCTGCCCGCCCGCTGCTTAAGGTTGCCCTGACTGGAGCTCTGGTTCTCTCACTGACGGGAATCGCCGCCTGCACCGCCACCGAGGCTCAGGAGGAATCGGCCGCCACCACCGATCAGTCCACCACCGCTGCCAGCGCTTCCCTCAACAAGGTGAATGCCAATGACTTCCCGGTGAACGTCGATGAGTCGACCCACCCAGCGGGCACCCCACCGGAAGAGGGTGATCTGCGGGTCACCCTGTTAGGAACCGGCAGCCCGATCCCCAGCACGGAGCGCTTCGGATTTTCCGTCCTAATCCAGGCCGGAGACAACAACTATGTCATCGACGCAGGCCGCGGCACCATCATCCGCCTGATCCAGGCCGGTGTGGAGGCTGGCCAGATCGACGGCCTCTTCCTCACCCACTTCCACTCCGATCATGTCATCAGCATCGATGACCTGTGGATGACCGGTTATGTCCCCGCCTTCGGTGGGCGCGAGGGCACCTTCAATGTCTATGGGCCGGAGGGTGTCACCAATATCGTTGATAACCTGCGCACCGCATTCCAGAATGACATTGATGTCCGTGTCGCTGATGGTGAGGTCGAGCGTGACACCACCGGCATCGAGGCGCATGAATTCACCGAGGACGGGGTCATCTTCGATCAGGATGGCCTGCAGGTAACCATGTTCGAGGTACAGCATGATCCGGCGGATGTGATCAAACCCTCCAAGGGTTTCCGCATCGACTACAACGACAAGTCGGTGCTGATCAGTGGCGACACCATCCCCCATGAGAATGTGGTCAAGTACGGCAAGGACGTGGACATCATGCTCCATGAGGTTGCCGCCTTCCAGGACCGCAATGTACTGCCCCAGGTGATTTCCCACCACACCACCCCGGATCAGGCCGGTGAGATCTTCGCTCAGGCCCAGCCTGAACTGGCGGTGTACACCCACTTTGTCAACGGCATCCCCGGCAAGGTGGAGGGCATCAGTGATGAGGAGATGATCGCCCGCACCCAGGAGAATTACGACGGCGAGGTGATCCTGGGCGAGGATCTGATGAGCTTCCTGATCACCGATGAGGGCATCGAGATCACCGATCAGGAAGATCTCGCCGCCAACTAA
- a CDS encoding pyridoxal-phosphate dependent enzyme, protein MGIRSTVGDTPLVRLDRLTSREDITVWAKLEEFNPGSSTKDRTAAALVDQGISSGLLTEGVSIVESSSGNLGIALSRECLLHGWPFHCVVDPRANARTVAIMKAFGAVVHMVEEPDPLTGDWLAARRNKVQELLKEIPCAVTLDQYSNRAAFEAHSEGTMREILDTLGHAPDLLFVAMSTTGTIGGCIKRLKEEKAATRALGVDAEGSVLFGGSRGTRNLPGFGAGVSPDLERDVAPDEIIRVADVDSVVGARALVHREGILAGASAGAVTAALLQRIHELPSGTEVVLILHDSGAAYVETIYDDEWVHSTLNIDAAELARREAALR, encoded by the coding sequence ATGGGAATTCGCAGTACCGTCGGGGACACCCCCCTGGTGCGGCTGGACCGTCTCACCTCACGTGAAGACATCACGGTATGGGCGAAATTAGAGGAGTTCAATCCAGGCAGCAGCACCAAGGATCGGACCGCGGCTGCGCTGGTGGATCAGGGAATCAGTTCCGGCCTGCTCACCGAGGGGGTGAGCATCGTGGAGTCCAGCTCCGGAAACCTGGGCATCGCCCTGTCCCGGGAATGCCTCCTGCACGGCTGGCCCTTCCACTGCGTGGTGGATCCCCGCGCCAATGCCCGCACCGTGGCCATCATGAAGGCCTTCGGGGCGGTCGTCCACATGGTGGAGGAACCGGACCCACTGACCGGGGACTGGCTTGCTGCCCGCCGCAACAAGGTGCAGGAGCTGCTCAAGGAGATTCCCTGCGCGGTGACCCTGGACCAGTACTCCAACCGGGCCGCCTTTGAGGCACATTCGGAGGGGACTATGCGGGAGATCCTGGATACTCTCGGGCATGCCCCGGACCTGCTTTTTGTGGCGATGAGCACCACCGGGACGATCGGTGGCTGCATCAAACGTCTGAAGGAGGAGAAGGCTGCTACCCGGGCATTGGGGGTGGATGCGGAGGGTTCGGTGCTTTTCGGCGGTAGCCGGGGCACCCGGAACCTGCCGGGTTTCGGGGCGGGGGTGTCCCCGGATCTGGAACGTGATGTGGCACCGGATGAGATCATCCGCGTGGCTGATGTTGATTCGGTGGTGGGTGCCCGTGCCCTGGTGCACCGGGAGGGGATTTTGGCAGGTGCCTCAGCTGGGGCGGTGACGGCCGCGTTGTTGCAGCGGATCCATGAGCTGCCCTCCGGCACGGAGGTGGTGTTGATCCTCCATGATTCGGGTGCCGCCTACGTGGAGACCATCTATGACGATGAGTGGGTGCACAGCACCCTGAACATCGACGCGGCGGAACTGGCGCGGCGGGAAGCGGCGCTGCGATGA
- a CDS encoding manganese catalase family protein — MFIHKQTLQYPSKPEKPDAVYARKLQEVIGGQYGEITVAMQYSFQAWNAHIPGKYRDLLFSTAAEEFGHIEMLATMVAQLLEKAPLGITEQALQDDPAVAAIIGGTDLQQAIVSGAGARPVDSMGNPWTGAYITASGNLLADMTSNVNAEMQGRVQVARLYHMTDDRGVKDLLGFLLARDTMHQNQWLAAARELQAEGNEKLPVPSNFPQGKEHGEFAYQAINFSDGAHMAGGSWASGPAPDGLGKFTYVETPPEGVPMAPPTRPDARFYGTTDIPNVVEKIAGKVQDKLNKE; from the coding sequence ATGTTCATTCACAAGCAAACCCTCCAATACCCGTCCAAGCCGGAGAAGCCTGACGCCGTGTACGCCCGCAAGCTGCAGGAGGTCATCGGCGGCCAGTACGGTGAGATCACCGTGGCCATGCAGTACAGCTTCCAGGCCTGGAACGCCCACATCCCCGGCAAATACCGGGACCTGCTCTTCAGCACCGCCGCCGAGGAGTTCGGACACATCGAGATGCTGGCCACCATGGTTGCCCAGCTGCTGGAGAAAGCCCCCCTCGGCATCACCGAACAGGCCCTCCAGGATGACCCCGCGGTGGCCGCCATCATCGGTGGCACCGACCTTCAGCAGGCCATTGTCTCCGGTGCGGGTGCTCGCCCCGTGGACAGCATGGGCAACCCCTGGACCGGTGCCTACATCACCGCCAGCGGCAACCTGCTCGCCGACATGACCTCCAATGTCAACGCCGAAATGCAGGGCCGCGTGCAGGTGGCACGGCTGTACCACATGACCGATGACCGCGGCGTGAAGGATCTGCTCGGATTCCTCCTGGCACGCGACACCATGCACCAGAACCAGTGGCTGGCCGCCGCCCGGGAACTCCAGGCCGAGGGCAACGAGAAGTTGCCGGTGCCCAGTAACTTCCCCCAGGGCAAGGAGCACGGGGAGTTCGCCTACCAGGCCATCAACTTCTCCGATGGTGCCCACATGGCCGGCGGCTCCTGGGCCTCCGGGCCCGCCCCGGACGGACTCGGCAAGTTCACCTATGTGGAAACGCCCCCGGAAGGTGTGCCCATGGCACCGCCCACCCGCCCCGACGCCCGCTTCTACGGCACCACCGACATCCCCAACGTGGTGGAGAAGATCGCCGGCAAAGTTCAGGACAAACTGAACAAGGAGTGA
- a CDS encoding Crp/Fnr family transcriptional regulator, whose protein sequence is MAQNPVRHNCAQPHHCSVEVRMKVMARSPLTRDLTPEQHAELDQHLSSWAWTESDPILLAGEEATGSYMVASGRVRVTRDTIDGREITVDIAAPGDVIGPLHTHPSQVEDSAWAMETTCAFFLPAAALAKVVEEYPPMALAMLRMQQERLAQAREREIGQSTRTVEQRVAAVLQNLAAKLGQEQGDGSTLLQVRLRRDDIAGIAGTTLESASRVMSKMKRNGLIDSGREWVSILDHQGLAELAQAE, encoded by the coding sequence ATGGCTCAGAACCCGGTCCGTCACAATTGCGCCCAGCCCCATCATTGTTCGGTTGAGGTCCGCATGAAGGTGATGGCGCGTTCCCCACTGACCCGGGATCTGACCCCGGAGCAGCACGCCGAACTGGACCAGCACCTCAGCTCCTGGGCGTGGACGGAGTCGGATCCGATCCTCCTGGCGGGGGAGGAGGCCACCGGCAGTTATATGGTCGCCTCGGGCAGGGTGCGGGTCACCCGGGACACCATCGACGGCCGCGAGATCACCGTGGACATCGCCGCGCCGGGGGATGTGATCGGACCCTTGCACACCCACCCCAGCCAGGTGGAGGATTCGGCCTGGGCGATGGAAACCACCTGTGCCTTCTTCCTGCCCGCAGCGGCGCTGGCGAAGGTGGTGGAGGAGTACCCCCCGATGGCGCTGGCCATGTTGCGGATGCAGCAGGAGCGGTTGGCGCAGGCCCGGGAACGAGAGATCGGGCAGAGCACCCGCACCGTGGAACAGCGGGTGGCCGCGGTCCTGCAGAACCTGGCCGCCAAGCTGGGGCAGGAACAGGGGGATGGTTCCACCCTGCTGCAGGTGAGGCTGCGTCGGGATGACATCGCGGGCATTGCTGGCACCACCCTGGAGTCGGCTTCCCGGGTGATGTCGAAGATGAAGAGGAACGGGTTGATTGATTCGGGCCGGGAATGGGTCTCCATCCTGGACCACCAGGGGTTGGCAGAGCT
- a CDS encoding ATP-grasp domain-containing protein, protein MLSRLDDALDSTRPLVVFLGDDIDEEDHDILFPALREHRVAVVRVHPHELVVEMTDHGISFSVAGQKLRPHLVVGWVLDELLIPGIAHLDVFQRAGIPVINDAFTLFRAQNKYLDSSMLNLAGALRYPVITGRDPDALETWLRELDGPAVIKPLVGFGGRGLRRVEGETELQDFLTEVRQQGGAYYAVSWVENPGRDIRVYTINHQPVFAMYRYAPPGKWITNVRAGGGIAMCPLTPEITEVARRASEAAGTLIGGVDIGENQATGELVVYEVNSCPTCEPPVLLALADFLSMAVRDLETARQTWRPTKVYKELDSNPALFHASKRRMLA, encoded by the coding sequence ATGCTGAGTCGACTGGATGACGCCCTGGACTCCACCCGCCCCCTGGTGGTCTTCCTCGGCGATGACATCGATGAAGAGGATCATGACATCCTCTTCCCGGCCCTCCGGGAGCATCGGGTGGCGGTGGTGCGGGTTCATCCCCATGAACTGGTGGTGGAGATGACAGATCACGGCATCAGCTTCAGCGTGGCCGGGCAGAAGCTCAGACCCCACCTGGTGGTGGGGTGGGTCCTTGATGAACTGCTCATCCCCGGCATAGCACACCTCGATGTGTTCCAACGCGCCGGTATCCCGGTGATCAACGATGCCTTCACCCTCTTCCGCGCCCAGAACAAATACCTCGACAGCTCCATGCTCAACCTCGCCGGGGCACTCCGCTATCCGGTGATCACCGGCCGAGACCCCGATGCCCTCGAAACCTGGTTACGTGAACTCGACGGCCCCGCAGTGATCAAACCCCTGGTTGGTTTCGGCGGCCGAGGACTACGCCGGGTTGAAGGGGAAACAGAACTACAGGACTTCCTCACCGAGGTCCGACAACAGGGCGGGGCCTATTATGCGGTGTCCTGGGTGGAAAACCCCGGCCGAGACATCAGGGTCTACACCATCAACCACCAACCTGTCTTCGCCATGTACCGCTACGCCCCACCGGGGAAGTGGATCACCAACGTCAGGGCCGGTGGCGGGATCGCCATGTGCCCCCTCACCCCGGAGATCACCGAGGTGGCGCGCCGGGCCTCAGAGGCCGCTGGCACCCTGATCGGTGGGGTGGACATCGGGGAGAACCAGGCCACCGGTGAACTGGTGGTCTATGAGGTCAACTCCTGCCCCACCTGCGAACCACCCGTCTTGTTAGCGCTGGCTGATTTCCTGAGCATGGCGGTTCGGGACCTGGAGACGGCGCGGCAGACCTGGCGGCCGACCAAGGTTTATAAGGAGTTGGACAGCAATCCGGCGCTCTTCCACGCCAGCAAGCGCCGCATGCTGGCGTGA